Proteins encoded together in one Oreochromis aureus strain Israel breed Guangdong linkage group 23, ZZ_aureus, whole genome shotgun sequence window:
- the fstl3 gene encoding follistatin-related protein 3 — protein sequence MSVLISVLGVILTFCQVGRNPVSAGMCWLQQSQDQRCNMVLMRGVTREECCAGGRLDTAWSNTSLPMNEVSLLGFLGIVSCKPCKETCEGVKCGPGKVCKMKTGRPQCVCSPDCSHITRRHPVCGSDGKTYKDECSLLMARCMGHPDLEVMYHGECRKSCSNVVCPGTHTCVTDQTNSAHCVMCRTAPCPIPMLSEHPICGNDNVTYPSACHLRRATCFLGRSIGVRHYGHCNSPPRKFHILDGSEENAV from the exons ATGAGcgttttgatttctgttttgggggTGATTCTCACTTTCTGTCAGGTTGGGAGGAATCCTGTTAGTG CTGGGATGTGCTGGCTGCAGCAGAGTCAAGATCAAAGGTGCAACATGGTGCTGATGAGAGGGGTGACCAGGGAGGAGTGCTGTGCCGGGGGACGCCTGGACACAGCGTGGTCCAACACCAGCCTGCCCATGAATGAAGTCAGCCTGCTGGGCTTCCTGGGTATTGTCTCCTGTAAACCATGCAAAG AGACATGTGAGGGAGTCAAATGTGGTCCCGGGAAGGTTTGCAAGATGAAGACAGGAAGGCCTCAGTGTGTTTGCTCTCCAGACTGCTCTCACATTACCCGGAGGCATCCTGTGTGTGGCAGCGATGGGAAGACATATAAGGATGAGTGTTCTCTGCTTATGGCGCGCTGTATGGGACACCCGGACCTTGAGGTCATGTACCACGGAGAGTGCAGAA AGTCGTGCTCTAATGTTGTGTGTCCAGGAACTCACACCTGTGTGACCGACCAGACCAACAGCGCTCACTGCGTCATGTGCCGCACTGCACCTTGCCCAATACCCATGCTGTCTGAGCACCCTATCTGTGGTAATGACAACGTCACTTACCCAAGCGCCTGCCACCTCCGCCGGGCTACCTGCTTCCTCGGCCGCTCCATAGGAGTCCGCCACTATGGCCACTGCAACA GTCCACCTCGGAAATTTCACATCTTGGATGGCAGTGAGGAAAATGCAGTCTAG